The Sphingomonas carotinifaciens genomic sequence CATCGTCAGGAGGCTGCCGTTCCCACCCATATTCCCGCCCCGCTGCGCACTGCGGCCACTGCGACCGGGCGGCTGGCGGCGGCCTTGTGCGTGCTGTTGTTCGGCTATGCGCTGGCCGGCGCGATCGGCGGATCGATCCCGGCCGGCGGCGCGGAACCACGACCTTCGTCACGCGCGGTGACCATCTGGATCGAATCGAACGGCATCCATACCGCGATCATCGTGCCCAAGCGGGCCGCCGGCGTGGACTGGCGCCGCGTCTTCCCCGCCCGCGACCTCGCCGACCCGCGCTATGGCGGCTATGATCATCTGGCGATCGGCTGGGGCGAGGCGGCGTTCTTTCTGGAAACGCCGCGCTGGCGCGACATCCGGCCGGCGACGATCGCCGCGGCCGCGATCGGCAGCGATCGCTCGCTGATCCATGTCGATCATCTCCCGCGCCCCCGGCCGGGGGACGGCGCGCGCGCCGTGCTGCTGAGCGAAGCCGGGTATCGGCGGCTGGCGGCTTATATCGCCGCCAGCCTGGCGCCGCGGGGGCAGGTCCATCGCGGCTACGGCGCTTACGATGCCTTCTACACGGCCCGTGGTCGCTATTCCGCGATCACGACCTGCAATGCATGGACCGGGGCGGCGCTGCGCCATGCCGGCGTGCGCATGGGGCGGTGGACGCCCTTTCCCACCACGGTGATGTGGTGGCTGTGACCGGTCAGTCGTTCGCCGCCTGATAGCCGTCATAGCCGCGGCACTCCTCGGGGTGCTTGCGGCACCTTTTCTCGTAATCGCGACGCTCGCGGCCCTCGCGGGCTTCCTTCTTGCGCATCTTGCGCCCGTAATTGCGGTCGGCCTCGTCCTGGCTGGTCGTCGTCCAGTCGACCACCTGCCCCGCCACCTGGAATGGCGCCTTCACCACCCCCACGGCGGTCCGCACGCACCCCCCCGCCAACAACGGCACCATCAACGCAAGACACAGACCGACTTTACGCATTCACTCAACTCCGGATCGCACCGCATCGCGCGTGGAAACACCGATTAGCGGATAGTCCGTGAAGAATCCGTCGATTCCAAGGCGGAGTGCCGATGCGATCTCACCGCCCAGATCACCGTGCCCGGCGGGGGCAGTGCCGCGCCGAAAAGGCGGCGTCAGAAACGCATTCTCGGCCCGAAACGTCCAGGGGTGAACGCGCAAGCCCGCCGCATGCGCATCGTCCACCAGCGTCGTGGCACCACCCTCCACATCCCACAGCATCGCCTTGTCCGGTCCGATACCCCACGCATAGCGCGCGACCGCGCGCAGCCCGGCCGGCGTGACCATCGCCGCATAGGACGGCGCGGCATGATCGGCGGGGGCCCCCTCCGCCGCCACCAGCTGGATCAGCCGCACGCCGGTATGCGCATGCAGCCATTTCAGGTTGTCCACCTCGAACGACTGGATGAAGACCGGTGCCGCCGCCGTCGTCCATCCCGCCTTCTTCAGCGCCGCCAGCAAGGGACGATCGGTGTTCAGGCCGATGCCGGCGAAATAGGTCGGATGCTTGGTCTCCGGATAGATGGCGATGGTCCGCCCCGTCTGCGTCGAGCGCGCCTTGGCCAGTGCGATGATCTCGTCCAGCGTCGGGATCGTCTCCTGCCCGTCATGCGCGGTGGAGCGCATCTGCGGCAGGCGTTCGCGCGCGCGCAGCCGCTTCAATTCGGCCAGCGTGAAATCCTCGGTGAACCAGCCCGTCACCGGCTGGCCGTCGATCGTCTTGGTCGCCCGGCGATCCGCAAATTCGGGATGCTGTGCCACGTCGGTCGTGCCCCCGATCTCGTTCTCGTGCCGGGCGACCAGCACGCCGTCCCTGGTCGGCACGAGATCCGGCTCGATCACATCGGCGCCCTGCGCGATCGCCAGATCATAGGCGGCGATGGTGTGTTCGGGCCGCTCTCCACTGGCGCCGCGATGGGCGATCACGATCGGAGGCGACAATGGACCGGATCGCAGCGTCATGGCACCAGCCTGCCCCGTCATTCCGGCCGCGGCAAGCAAAGTGGTGAGAGTGGTTCGCAACGGGAAACCAATATGAATCATGGCGTTTGTTCTCGGTCCTCGGGAGCTTTCCGCAATGCATTTCACGATCAATGGTCAATCGCATGACATCGATGTCGATGTGCGCACCTCGCTGCTCGACCTGTGTCGGGAGCATCTGGGCCTGACCGGGTCAAAAAAGGGATGCGACCATGGTCAGTGCGGCGCCTGCACGATGCTGGTGAACGGCCGGCGGATCAATTCCTGCCTGTCGCTGGCGGTGATGCACCAGGATGACGAGATCACCACGATCGAGGGGCTGGGTCAGGTCGGCGACCTCCACCCGCTGCAGGACGCGTTCGTGCGCCATGACGGCTATCAATGCGGTTATTGCACGCCGGGCCAGATCTGCTCGGCGGTCGGCATGCTGGACGAGGCCAGCAAGGGTTGGCCCTCGCATGTCAGCGCGGACCTGAGCGACGTCGAGCTGAGCGACGAGGAGATTTCCGAACGGATGAGCGGCAATCTGTGCCGCTGCGCCGCTTACCCGAACATCGTCGATGCGATCCGCGAGGTTGCTGGCAAGGGCAACCGCGATCCCAATGCCGAGGTGGGTCGGGAGGTCGCGGCATGAAGCCCTTTGCCTATGAGCGTGCCGACAGCGCGGAGGTCGCGGTACGCGAAGCCGGCACCGCCGGCGCGAAGTTCATCGCCGGCGGCACCAACCTTCTCGACCTGATGAAGCTTCAGGTCGAGACGCCGCAAACGCTGGTCGATATCAGTCGTCTGCCGCTCTCCGAGATCGAGGAGCGCGAGGATGGCGGCCTGACCATCGGCGCGCTGGTCCCGAACAGCGACCTTGCCGCCGATGCCCGCGTGATCGAGCGCTATCCGGTGCTGTCGCGCGCGCTGCTGGCCGGCGCCAGCGGGCAGTTGCGCAACAAGGCCTCGACCGGCGGCAACCTGCTTCAGCGGACGCGTTGCTATTATTTCTACGACACTGCCATGCCCTGCAACAAGCGGGAGCCGGGGACGGGCTGCTCGGCGCGCGAGGGCTTCAACCGTATCCTGGCGGTACTCGGCACTTCGGAGAACTGCATCGCGACCCATCCCAGCGACATGGCGGTGGCGATGCGCGTGCTGGACGCCACCATCGTCACGCTGAAGGCGGATGGCGACCGGCGCCGGATCGCGATCGCCGATTTCTACCGCCTGCCCGGCGACACGCCGCATATCGAAACCGCACTGGAGGCGGGTGAACTCATCACCCATGTCGAACTGCCGGCACCGCCCAGGGGCAAGCAGATCTATCGCAAGGTCCGCGACCGCGCATCCTATGCCTTTGCGCTGGTTTCGGTCGCGGGCGTGGTCGAGGTGGCCGACGGCCGCATCGCCAGCGCATCGCTGGCCTTTGGTGGGCTGGGGCCGATGCCCTGGCGCGATGCCGGGGTCGAGGCGGCATTGGTCGGCAAGGCGCCCGACGACATCGCGTTCGGCGCCGCCGCCGATGCGCTGCTCGCCAATGCCAGGGGCTATGGCAGCAACGATTTCAAGATTCCGCTCGCACGCCGCACACTGATTGCGAGCCTGCGCGAGCTGACGGAGGCATGAGCATGTTCGGCAATTCCGACACCAAGTCGCTGACGATGAATCAGCCTTATCCGGACAGTCTGCTCGACACCGGGGTGCAGGGCGTCATCTCGAAGCCGCTCGACCGCGTCGATGGACCGTTCAAGGTTTCCGGCACCGCCACCTATGCCGCCGAATACGACATTCCGAATGCGGTGCACGGCGTTCTCGTTTCCGCCAAGATCGGTCACGGCGAGGTGCGGTCTATCGACATCGACGCGGCCAAGGCGATGCCGGGCGTCATCGACGTCATCACCGACTACGACTCCTTTCTGCGCAATTCGCAACAGGGCGGCGAGACCAAGGCCCCGACCCAGGGCGTCAAGCAGGTCGATTATTTCGGCCAGATCGTGGCGATCGTCCTGGCCGAAACCTTTGAGGCCGCACGGGAGGCCGCGCTGTCGATCCCGGTCGAATATGACTACAAGTCCGGCGTCTATAATTTCGAGGCGCACAGAGACGAAGCGCACAAGCCGCCCAAGGCGATGATCCCGCCGCACTACAGCCAGGGCGATCCGGACAAGGCGTTCGACGAAGCCCCGGTAAAGGTCGACGTAACCTATATCACCCCCAGCCAGAACTCGGCGGCGATGGAGCCCCATGCCTCGATCGCGGTATGGGAAGACGGCGCGCTGACGCTTTACGGCGCCTATCAGATGCCGACCTCGGACGCGTCGCAGCTTGCCGACGCGCTGGGCGTGTCGAAGAACAAGGTGCGCATCGTCTCGCGCTATATCGGCGGTGGCTTCGGATCGAAGCTGGGCATCGCACCCGAAAGCGTCGCCGCAGCGATCGCCGCCAAGCGGCTCGGCCGCCCGGTCAAGGCGGTGATGCTGCGCCAGCAGGTGTTCGACGCGACGGTGCGCCGGTCCAACACCGAGCAGCGCGTGAAACTGGCCGCCGGGCGCGACGGGCGCATGACCACACTGGTGCACGACTCGCTCGTCTCCAACCTGCCGGGCGAATCCTTCTTCGAACCCGTCGGCATCGGCACCCACTCGCTCTACGCCAGCGAGAATCGCCGCATCAACCACGACACGGTGGATGTGAACCTGACGCTCTCGGGCTCAATGCGCGCCCCCGGCGAGGCGGTCGGCATGGTCGGCGTCGAATGTGCGATGGACGAGCTGGCCGAGGCGTTGGGGCTGGACCCGATCGAACTGCGCCGGATCAACGATCCCGAACAGGACCCGGAAAAGCAGGTCCCCTTCTCGTCGCGCAAGCTGACCCAGTCGATGGACGAGGGTGCACGCCGGTTCGGATGGGACAAGCGCAATGCCGTGCCCGGTTCGCGGCGCGAGGGCGACTGGCTGGTCGGCATCGGCATGGCCGCCGCCACCCGTAACAACCAGTTGCAGCAATCCTCCGCCAAGGCCGAGATCCATCCCGATGGCAGCGCCACGGTCTCGTCGGCGATGACCGATATCGGCACGGGCAGCTACACCATCATGGCGCAGATCGCCTCCGAGATCCTCGGCATCCCGGTGGACCGCATCACCATGAAGCTGGGCGACACCAACGATCCGCCCGCGGCCGGCTCGGGCGGCTCCTGGGGCGCGGCGTCGGCCGGTTCGGCGGTTTATCTGGCCTGCGAACTGCTGCGCGAGAAGCTCGCCAAGGCGATGGAGGTCGATCCCGCCGACCTGACGCTCAAGGACGGACAGGCGATCGGCGGCAACCGGCAGGTGGCGATTTCCGATCTGGTCGGCGACGGCATCGAGGCGACCGGCGAGATCAAGCCCGGCAAGCAGGAAAAGACGCACACCCAGGCCAGCTACGGCGCGCATTTCGCAGAGGTCGGCGTCAACGTCGTCACCGGCGAGGTCCGCGTCAGGCGGATGCTGGGCGTGTTCGCGGCCGGCCGCGTGCTCAACGCCAAGACGGCGCGGTCGCAGTGCCTGGGCGGCATGACCTTCGGCATCGGCACCGCCCTGACCGAGGAGCTGATCCACGACACGCGCAACGGCAAGCTGGTGAACCACGACCTTGCCGAATATCATGTGCCGGTAAATGCCGACGTGCCGCAGCTCGAGGTGCATTTCCTCGACGAACGGGACATCCACGCCAACCCGATCCATGCCAAGGGCATCGGCGAGCTGGGCATTTCGGGCGCCGCCCCGGCGGTGGTGAACGCGATCTACAACGCGACCGGCATCCGCGTCCGCGACCTGCCGATCACGCTCGACAAGCTGCTCGACGGACTGCCGCCCGTCTGATCGGGCGCTTCCCGCTTCGCTCGGCATCAACGGACGGAGTATGACATGGACGATCCCTCCCCCAACGCCCTGGGGGAAGACAGGAACGATAGATGGCCGAAAACGACTCCGTCCTCTCCGCCGCACGCGCCTGGAAGGGCGAAAAACTGGCCATCGCCACGGTGGTATCCACCTGGGGGTCGGCCCCGCGCCCCCGCGGCAGCCACATGCTGGTCCACGCCGATGGACGGTTCGAGGGGTCGGTGTCCGGTGGCTGCGTCGAAAGCGACATCCTGCAAACCGCGGCCGAGGTGATCGGCGGTGCCCCCTTCCAGGTCAAACGCTACGGCGTCGCCGATGCTGCGGCGTGGGAGGTGGGCCTGCCCTGCGGCGGCGAGATCGCGGTGATGGTACAGCCCGTCTCGGCCGAAGGGTTCGATCCCGAATTGTTCGACCGGATCGCGGAAGCGCGCGAGGATGGCCGCTCGCTCACCGTCACCACCGACCTCGCCACCGGCCATTCCGACCTGCGGCCTGTAGAGACAGGAGAAATCTTCGCCAACCGCTACGATCCGCCCCGGCGCCTGTTGATCGTCGGCGCGGTGCAGATCGCGCAGAGCCTCGCCGCGCTGGCCGCGACACTGGGCATCGCCACGGTGGTGATCGACCCACGCGGCCGCTTCCTGACCGAGGAACGCTTCCCCGGCGTCACGCTGGACGATCGCTGGCCCGACGAGGCGATCGCGGCATGGCGCCCCGGCCCCGCCACGGCGGTGGTGACGCTCAGCCACGACATCAAGATCGACGATCCCGCGCTGATCGCCGCGCTTGCCAGCGACGCCGCCTATGTCGGCGCACTGGGCAGCCGGCGCAGCCATGCCGCCCGGCGCGAACGTCTCGCGGCGGCGGGCCTTTCGGCTGCGGCGATCGACCGCATCGATGGCCCCGTCGGGATCGATATCGGCGCGATCGGCCCGTCCGAGATCGCGCTGTCGATCGCCGCCGCCATGGTGGGGGCATTTCATGATCGCCGCTGAGGACACCGTTCTTGTCCTTCTGGCCGCCGGCCGCTCGGATCGCTTCGGATCGGAAAACAAGCTGGAGGCCGAGTTTCTGGGCAAGCCGGTCGGCTTCCACGTCACCACCGCGCTGGAGGCGATCCCGTTCAAGGCGCGGGTCGCGGTGGTCGATGGCTGCCGGCTGGACTTTGCAAGCCGCGGCTACCGCGTGATCCACAACGATGCGGTCGGGCGCGGCATGTCGCATTCGGTCCGCCTCGGCGTCGCCTGTGCCATGTCGCTGGAGGCGCGCGCCGTGGTGATCGCACTGGCCGACATGCCGCGCGTCACCGCCACCCATATCTACCGCCTGCTCGACACCGCCGATGGCGACGATGCCGTGGTAGTGTCCAGCAATGGCGTGCATCCCACCCCGCCCGGCGTCTTCGGCCGCGACCGGTTCGACACGCTGATGCAGTTGCAGGGCGATGCGGGCGCGCGCCAGCTGGTCGCCGCCGGCCGCCATGTCGTGACTACCCCGACCGAGCTGATCGACATCGACACGCCGGACGATCTGGAGCGCCTACGCCAGCTCGTCCATGCGCCCGAGCGCACGATCACTCGTGGCGCAGCGCGTCGATCGGATTGAGCGCCGCGGCGCGCCGCGCCGGGAAATAGCCGAAGACCACGCCGATCACCGCCGAGATGGCGAACGCGATCATGTTGATCTGCGGATCGAACGTCCACGGCACCTGCATCAACGGCGCCAGCGCCAGGATGATGAGCTGCGCCAGCACCAGCCCGACGATCCCGCCCAGGCATGACAGCGCCACCGCCTCGACCAGAAACTGCATCAACACCTCGCGCGCCACCGCCCCGATCGCCAGCCGGATCCCGATCTCGCGCGTCCGCTCCGTCACCGACACCAGCATGATGTTCATGATGCCGATCCCCCCCACCACCAGACTGATCGCCGCCACCGCCGCCACAATCCGCGTCAACAGCGTCGTCGTCCCCGTCAGGGTGTCGGAAATCTGCTTCGTGTCAAAGATGTTGAAGTCATCTTCCTTGCCGCCCGTGATGTTGCGCCGCTCGCGCAGCAGGTCGGTGAGCGATGCCTGCACCGCCGCGGTGGAATAGGCCTGGTCGACCCCGATCAGCATCAACTGAATGTCGCGGTTGCCGGTAAAGCGGCGTTGCACCGCCTTGATCGGCATGATGACGGTGTCGTCCTGGTCGCCGCCAAAGCCCGCCTGCCCGCGCGTCGACAGCACGCCGATCACGTCGCAGCTGATGTTGCCGACCCGGAAGCGCTGGCCCACCGCCTCGCCGCCGCGAAACAGGTTGGTGCGCACGGTATTGCCGATGATGCACACCGCCTTGCCCGCTTCCTCCTCCGCCGGTGTCCAGTAGCGCCCGGATACCAGCGGCCAGGGCTGCACCTTGAACACGTCGCTGGTGGTGCCGCGCACCGTCGTCGACCAGTTCGCCCCCTCGTAGATCGCGGTCACCGCCGACGACGCCTGCGGCGCGACCCCGGTGACGCCGGCGATCTGGTTCTTGATCGCCTCCACATCCTCGGGCTTGAAGTCGGGCGGGCGCGGGCCGCCGCCGCCCCGGCCAAAGCCCTGGCCGGGACGCAGTTGCAGGATGTTGGTGCCCAGCGCCGAGATCTGCTGCTGCACCGCCGAGGTCGTCGCCTTGCCCAGCGTGACCATGGTCACCACCGCGCCGACGCCGATGACGATACCCAGGATCGTCAGGAACGAGCGCAACAGGTGCCGCCGGATCGACCGGATCGCGAGAGTAAGCGTGGTGCCGAACATCAGGCGCGTTCCTCCGGCAGGCGGGGGGGCATGTCCTCGGGCATCGTTCCTTGCGCATGCTGCGCCTCGATCCGCTCGACCAGCCCGTCCTTGAAATGCACCACGGTGCGCGCGAACGCGGCCATGTCGGGCTCGTGCGTCACCATCAGCACGGTGATCCCGCTGTCGCGGTTGAGGCCGGTAAGCAGCTGCATGATCTCCACCGAGCGCTCCGAGTCGAGATTGCCCGTCGGCTCGTCGGCCAGCAGCACGTCCGGACTGGTCACGATCGCCCGCGCGATCGCCACGCGCTGCTGTTGCCCGCCCGACAGTTCGGCGGGCGTATGGTCCCACCAGTCCGCCAGCCCGACCTTGTCGAGCGCGGCCATGCCCATGTCGCGCCGCGTCTTGCGATCCTCGCCGCGGTAGAGCAGCGGCAGTTCGACATTCTCCAGTGCCGAGGTGCGGCTGAGCAGGTTGAACCCCTGGAACACGAAGCCGAGATATTGCCGGCGGAGCAGCGCGCGCTGGTCGCGGTCCAGCGTCTCGACATGATGGCCCCGGAACAGGAACGTGCCGCCGCTGGGCACGTCCAGGCACCCCAGGATGTTCATCGTGGTCGATTTCCCCGATCCCGACGGCCCCATCACCGCAACGAAGTCGCCCGCCGCGATGTCGAGATCGACACCCTTCAGCGCCTGGAACTGCGTCGCGCCCATGCCATAGGTCTTGGTGACGCCGCGCAGCGAGATGAGCGGTGGATTACTGGCCACCGCCCCCTCCCTGCCGCCGCTGGCCGCCGCCGCGACGCTGGCCGCCCGCCGTGTCGCTGCCGCCCGTCAACTGCCCGGTGATGACCTGCATGCCGGGCTTCAGGTCGCCGCCGGTTACCTCGGTCATGCTGCCGTTGGTGTCGCCGGTCACGATCTGCACCGGCTGCGGCTGACCATCGCCGCCGCGCACATACACGGTCTGCGTCGCACCACGGCCCAGCGTCGCGGTACGTGCCGGCCGGTCGCGGCGCGGGCGGAAGGTCAGCGAGCCGGCGATGCCGCCGCTCTGGTCGCCGGCGGCGCCGGTGGTCGGTTTGAAGCGGAGTGCGGCGTTGGGGACGAGCAGCGCGTTCTGCTTGTCCGAGGTAACGATATCCGCGGTCGCGGTCATGCCGGGGCGCAGTTGCAGCGTCGGGTTGGCAACCGTCAGGTCCGCGGCATAGCTGACCACCTGGTTGGTCGCTGTCGTCGTGGTGGTCGAGGAAGAGGCCGTGGCCGCACTGACCGTCAGGTTCGATCCCAGGTCGACGCGCGTGATCTTCGCCGGGAAGGTACGGCCGGGAAACGCGTCCACGGTGAAGTTCGCCTTCTGCCCCACCTGCACCGCGCCGACATCCGCTTCGTCGATCGCGACCTCCAGCTTCATCTGGGTCAGGTCCTCGGCGATCACGAACAGCGTCGGCGTGTTGAACGAGGCCGCCACCGTCTGGCCGGGATCGACCTGCCGCGCCAGCACCACGCCCGATACCGGCGAGCGGATGATCGCCCGCGCCCGCTGCGTCTGCGACTGCGCCAATTGCGCGCGCGCCGCGGCCACATTGGCCTCCGCCACGCGCAGGGCCGCCGCCGCACGCTGCGCATCCGCACGCCCGGCCTGAAGCTCGGTGCCGGACGGCACGCGCCCCTTGGACAGTCGATACACTTCCTCCAGCCGGGCAAGCTGCGCCTGCGATTCGGACAGGGTGGCACGCGCCTGCGCCACCTGCGCCTGATTGGCGTTCAGCGTCGCCTGGCCGGCGCGGATCTGGTCGTCGATCTGTTCGGGATCGATCAGCGCCAGCGCCTGTCCTGCGGTCACGCGGTCGTTCACGTCCACCACGACGCGGGTGACCAGACCCGACAGCTGCGAGCCCACCGTCACCTGGTTGGTCGGCGCCAGCTTGCCCGTGGCCGAGACGGTCACCGTCAGGTTGCCGCGGCTGACCGGCGCGGTCGCATATTGCGGCGCATCCGATCCGCCCAGGCAGTTCTTGAGCAGCAGCAACAGCAGCACGACGCCGACCGCCACCGCACCCCAGCTCACCCATCGCCGCCAGCGCGGCTGCGGCTTCATCCCCAGAAAATTGTCGAGCGCTTCGTCGGCCATCAGGGGTTCCCGGTGGTGGAAAGGGTGGTGCCGGCGCGCGGCGCCTCGGGCGTCACATCGGCATCCCAGCCGCCGCCCAGCGCCGCGAACAGGGTGACCAGCGCGGTGGCGGCGTCGCTGCGCGCGCTCGCCTCGCTGTTGCGCGCGTTGAACAACGCGGCCTCCTGCTGCGACAAGGTGGTGAAATCGGTCAGGCCGGAGCGATACTGGCTGCGGCTGAGGATCGCGGCATTGTTGGCCGCATCCAGCGCCACCGCAAACTCGCGCTCGCGCTCGCGCGCGGTGTTGAGCGCGACCACCGCCACCTCGACATCCTCCAGCGCGTTCAGCACGGTGCCGCGATAGGCGGCCAGCGCGGCATCCGCCGCCGCCTCGCTCGACCGCACCCGGCTGCGCAACTGGCCGCCGTTGAAGATCGCCTGGGTCAGGCCGGCGAACAGGCTGCCGGTGATCGCCTCGCCGATCGAACCGATGCTGGTCGCGTTGGTGTTCAGGTTGCCGCTGATCGCCAGCGCCGGATAGAGCGCGGCCTTGTCCACGCCGATCTGCGCGGTGGCCGCCGCCAGGTTGCGCTCGGCGGCGCGCACATCGGGTCGCCGACGCAGCAGGTCGGCGGGCAGGCCGACGCCGATCGCCGCAGAGCCCCCCGGGATCGGGCGCACCGCCTCCATCCGCCCCTTCACCGCACCGGGCGCCTGCCCGGTCAGCACGCCCAGCCGCGACACCGCCGCATTATATTGCTGCGCCAGCGCCGGGATCGTCGCGGCGGTCTGCGCCCGCTGTCCCCGCGCCTGTTCGTTGTCCAGCGACGAGACGAGGCCCGCCTGCACGCGAAAACCGGCAATCTCCAGATTGTCGTCCTGCAACGCCAGGCTGGCGCGCGCATTGGCCAGTTCCGCCTGATACAGCCGCGCCAGCACATAGTTGC encodes the following:
- a CDS encoding efflux RND transporter periplasmic adaptor subunit, with product MADEALDNFLGMKPQPRWRRWVSWGAVAVGVVLLLLLLKNCLGGSDAPQYATAPVSRGNLTVTVSATGKLAPTNQVTVGSQLSGLVTRVVVDVNDRVTAGQALALIDPEQIDDQIRAGQATLNANQAQVAQARATLSESQAQLARLEEVYRLSKGRVPSGTELQAGRADAQRAAAALRVAEANVAAARAQLAQSQTQRARAIIRSPVSGVVLARQVDPGQTVAASFNTPTLFVIAEDLTQMKLEVAIDEADVGAVQVGQKANFTVDAFPGRTFPAKITRVDLGSNLTVSAATASSSTTTTTATNQVVSYAADLTVANPTLQLRPGMTATADIVTSDKQNALLVPNAALRFKPTTGAAGDQSGGIAGSLTFRPRRDRPARTATLGRGATQTVYVRGGDGQPQPVQIVTGDTNGSMTEVTGGDLKPGMQVITGQLTGGSDTAGGQRRGGGQRRQGGGGGQ
- a CDS encoding 2Fe-2S iron-sulfur cluster-binding protein; its protein translation is MHFTINGQSHDIDVDVRTSLLDLCREHLGLTGSKKGCDHGQCGACTMLVNGRRINSCLSLAVMHQDDEITTIEGLGQVGDLHPLQDAFVRHDGYQCGYCTPGQICSAVGMLDEASKGWPSHVSADLSDVELSDEEISERMSGNLCRCAAYPNIVDAIREVAGKGNRDPNAEVGREVAA
- a CDS encoding glycerophosphodiester phosphodiesterase; translation: MTLRSGPLSPPIVIAHRGASGERPEHTIAAYDLAIAQGADVIEPDLVPTRDGVLVARHENEIGGTTDVAQHPEFADRRATKTIDGQPVTGWFTEDFTLAELKRLRARERLPQMRSTAHDGQETIPTLDEIIALAKARSTQTGRTIAIYPETKHPTYFAGIGLNTDRPLLAALKKAGWTTAAAPVFIQSFEVDNLKWLHAHTGVRLIQLVAAEGAPADHAAPSYAAMVTPAGLRAVARYAWGIGPDKAMLWDVEGGATTLVDDAHAAGLRVHPWTFRAENAFLTPPFRRGTAPAGHGDLGGEIASALRLGIDGFFTDYPLIGVSTRDAVRSGVE
- a CDS encoding xanthine dehydrogenase family protein molybdopterin-binding subunit is translated as MFGNSDTKSLTMNQPYPDSLLDTGVQGVISKPLDRVDGPFKVSGTATYAAEYDIPNAVHGVLVSAKIGHGEVRSIDIDAAKAMPGVIDVITDYDSFLRNSQQGGETKAPTQGVKQVDYFGQIVAIVLAETFEAAREAALSIPVEYDYKSGVYNFEAHRDEAHKPPKAMIPPHYSQGDPDKAFDEAPVKVDVTYITPSQNSAAMEPHASIAVWEDGALTLYGAYQMPTSDASQLADALGVSKNKVRIVSRYIGGGFGSKLGIAPESVAAAIAAKRLGRPVKAVMLRQQVFDATVRRSNTEQRVKLAAGRDGRMTTLVHDSLVSNLPGESFFEPVGIGTHSLYASENRRINHDTVDVNLTLSGSMRAPGEAVGMVGVECAMDELAEALGLDPIELRRINDPEQDPEKQVPFSSRKLTQSMDEGARRFGWDKRNAVPGSRREGDWLVGIGMAAATRNNQLQQSSAKAEIHPDGSATVSSAMTDIGTGSYTIMAQIASEILGIPVDRITMKLGDTNDPPAAGSGGSWGAASAGSAVYLACELLREKLAKAMEVDPADLTLKDGQAIGGNRQVAISDLVGDGIEATGEIKPGKQEKTHTQASYGAHFAEVGVNVVTGEVRVRRMLGVFAAGRVLNAKTARSQCLGGMTFGIGTALTEELIHDTRNGKLVNHDLAEYHVPVNADVPQLEVHFLDERDIHANPIHAKGIGELGISGAAPAVVNAIYNATGIRVRDLPITLDKLLDGLPPV
- a CDS encoding ABC transporter ATP-binding protein gives rise to the protein MGATQFQALKGVDLDIAAGDFVAVMGPSGSGKSTTMNILGCLDVPSGGTFLFRGHHVETLDRDQRALLRRQYLGFVFQGFNLLSRTSALENVELPLLYRGEDRKTRRDMGMAALDKVGLADWWDHTPAELSGGQQQRVAIARAIVTSPDVLLADEPTGNLDSERSVEIMQLLTGLNRDSGITVLMVTHEPDMAAFARTVVHFKDGLVERIEAQHAQGTMPEDMPPRLPEERA
- a CDS encoding TIGR02117 family protein; the encoded protein is MRCRRFITNDNPRTAGLFKLRIDRTAIIPVPDRTGHRQEAAVPTHIPAPLRTAATATGRLAAALCVLLFGYALAGAIGGSIPAGGAEPRPSSRAVTIWIESNGIHTAIIVPKRAAGVDWRRVFPARDLADPRYGGYDHLAIGWGEAAFFLETPRWRDIRPATIAAAAIGSDRSLIHVDHLPRPRPGDGARAVLLSEAGYRRLAAYIAASLAPRGQVHRGYGAYDAFYTARGRYSAITTCNAWTGAALRHAGVRMGRWTPFPTTVMWWL
- a CDS encoding FAD binding domain-containing protein, whose translation is MKPFAYERADSAEVAVREAGTAGAKFIAGGTNLLDLMKLQVETPQTLVDISRLPLSEIEEREDGGLTIGALVPNSDLAADARVIERYPVLSRALLAGASGQLRNKASTGGNLLQRTRCYYFYDTAMPCNKREPGTGCSAREGFNRILAVLGTSENCIATHPSDMAVAMRVLDATIVTLKADGDRRRIAIADFYRLPGDTPHIETALEAGELITHVELPAPPRGKQIYRKVRDRASYAFALVSVAGVVEVADGRIASASLAFGGLGPMPWRDAGVEAALVGKAPDDIAFGAAADALLANARGYGSNDFKIPLARRTLIASLRELTEA
- a CDS encoding nucleotidyltransferase family protein; translation: MIAAEDTVLVLLAAGRSDRFGSENKLEAEFLGKPVGFHVTTALEAIPFKARVAVVDGCRLDFASRGYRVIHNDAVGRGMSHSVRLGVACAMSLEARAVVIALADMPRVTATHIYRLLDTADGDDAVVVSSNGVHPTPPGVFGRDRFDTLMQLQGDAGARQLVAAGRHVVTTPTELIDIDTPDDLERLRQLVHAPERTITRGAARRSD
- a CDS encoding ABC transporter permease; this encodes MFGTTLTLAIRSIRRHLLRSFLTILGIVIGVGAVVTMVTLGKATTSAVQQQISALGTNILQLRPGQGFGRGGGGPRPPDFKPEDVEAIKNQIAGVTGVAPQASSAVTAIYEGANWSTTVRGTTSDVFKVQPWPLVSGRYWTPAEEEAGKAVCIIGNTVRTNLFRGGEAVGQRFRVGNISCDVIGVLSTRGQAGFGGDQDDTVIMPIKAVQRRFTGNRDIQLMLIGVDQAYSTAAVQASLTDLLRERRNITGGKEDDFNIFDTKQISDTLTGTTTLLTRIVAAVAAISLVVGGIGIMNIMLVSVTERTREIGIRLAIGAVAREVLMQFLVEAVALSCLGGIVGLVLAQLIILALAPLMQVPWTFDPQINMIAFAISAVIGVVFGYFPARRAAALNPIDALRHE
- a CDS encoding XdhC family protein, whose translation is MAENDSVLSAARAWKGEKLAIATVVSTWGSAPRPRGSHMLVHADGRFEGSVSGGCVESDILQTAAEVIGGAPFQVKRYGVADAAAWEVGLPCGGEIAVMVQPVSAEGFDPELFDRIAEAREDGRSLTVTTDLATGHSDLRPVETGEIFANRYDPPRRLLIVGAVQIAQSLAALAATLGIATVVIDPRGRFLTEERFPGVTLDDRWPDEAIAAWRPGPATAVVTLSHDIKIDDPALIAALASDAAYVGALGSRRSHAARRERLAAAGLSAAAIDRIDGPVGIDIGAIGPSEIALSIAAAMVGAFHDRR